The Oculatellaceae cyanobacterium region CTGAATAATACTTTTTCTGGTTGCTGTAGTCGGCAGGTCTTTCCCTGGCTTGTTCTGAGCTATCCACTACTAATACCCACTGCACTAGGGCTTCTTTATATCTTTCCCAATCATCGGATTTTTTTTTACTTGTTCTAAAAGAGACGCGGGTAACAATTCACTTAAAATTTCTATCCAGTCATGGAATATATTGTGTGCCGTTGATTCACTTACCCCGAACTGCACACCTAGTAGTTGAAATGTTGGCATATGGTGCAGATAAACTAAGGTTAATAATATCTGCTCTGTTACAGATAATTTTGGCCTTCTACCACCACCTTTTTTTATTATTCTAATTTTGGCTTCTTCCTCTACAGCTTGGGATCTGTTGAATAGAGCTTCTGCTTCTACGATTAACCATTGCAACTGTTGATAATCAATTCCGAGCAAACGTTTAGTTTCTTGAGGATTAGATGTGATGTATTCCAGTAAAGAACTCATAACCAGCCGTGCAAAAATACAAATTTTATCATCTTTGCGGATTTCTCATTTTATTTTTTGGAGATGTCTTTTGTATCCAGCTTCTCCGGTTCGGCGATCAAGTGTTATCAGTGTTATCATAGATAACCACCCTAGGTGTTGGGTATATAATTTGCAACTCTAAATCCAAAAACTCACTGAGTTCCTGTCCTATCCACCAATTTTCTGCTGCTGAGAGCTCGATAATCGAGTATTTAGTCAAACCAGCAGAAATAAATAATTCTGCTGTGGTTTTAACTACTCCTCTCTTTACTTCTCTTTCCGCAGAATTATGAAACTCATGAAAACTATCAAACTCATAACTAGGCGAATACCCCAACAACGAAATGTCTGAACGAAGATCGGTCAGTATCTTCTTGTTAAAATTATTAAAACCGTTGATTCGTTCGCTGTCAACGATAATTTTATTAAGGAACTCATCCCCAGGGAGAGTAAGGTTTTTCATTATGAATAAAAATACGCAAAAACACCACAAAAAAAGCCAATAATCCGACATTAAATACACCCCAATTTGTGCAAAAAATACTACAATTGCAAACCAAACTGCTAGTGTCATTAGAGAAATAATAAAACTTAAAGATATACGTACTATGAAAAGAAATGTAGGAGAAAAAGGAGGCGGTAAGATTATTTCTAGCCGCTCGCGCTCGCGCTGTAATTTTACTTTAGTCCCTTTGGGTCTCAGCTCAGGATAGTTACCACAGCTATCATCAGGAGAGTTGAGTGCAGTTTGGGCAAGTTTAGCGGAATCAAACCGCCGATCAAGATGAGGTTGGATCATCTTGTTTAACCATTT contains the following coding sequences:
- a CDS encoding transposase family protein, encoding MSSLLEYITSNPQETKRLLGIDYQQLQWLIVEAEALFNRSQAVEEEAKIRIIKKGGGRRPKLSVTEQILLTLVYLHHMPTFQLLGVQFGVSESTAHNIFHDWIEILSELLPASLLEQVKKNPMIGKDIKKP
- a CDS encoding serine/threonine-protein kinase, translated to MNKSLLNNRYQICKQLSKNAGRRTFLAQDSHSDNLVIIKILLFDQDFQWDELKLFEREAKILQNLEHPAIPQYLDYFQFQEGFYHAFALVQTYIDAPSLDTLIREGQKFTEAELRELADKLLDILNYLHGQIPVVIHRDIKPSNILLTNRSGNSIGNIYLVDFGSVQTAVTKESGTITIVGSYGYIPLEQFGGQAVPASDLYSLGMTIIYLATGTHPAELPQVNGQVQFSAPQLSKLVQKWLNKMIQPHLDRRFDSAKLAQTALNSPDDSCGNYPELRPKGTKVKLQRERERLEIILPPPFSPTFLFIVRISLSFIISLMTLAVWFAIVVFFAQIGVYLMSDYWLFLWCFCVFLFIMKNLTLPGDEFLNKIIVDSERINGFNNFNKKILTDLRSDISLLGYSPSYEFDSFHEFHNSAEREVKRGVVKTTAELFISAGLTKYSIIELSAAENWWIGQELSEFLDLELQIIYPTPRVVIYDNTDNT